A genome region from Oenanthe melanoleuca isolate GR-GAL-2019-014 chromosome 2, OMel1.0, whole genome shotgun sequence includes the following:
- the CCDC126 gene encoding coiled-coil domain-containing protein 126, translated as MFLTFSRKNMSQKLSMFLLVFGIIWGLMLLRYTFQYPRRQSSAELRGQILDLSKRYVKALAEENKNLMNGGGGASMSGYADLKRTIAVLLDDILQRLVKLENKVDYIVVNGSATNTTNGTNHQVPLTSNKRVKPASNIR; from the exons ATGTTTCTaacattttcaagaaaaaatatgtcCCAGAAACTGAGTATGTTTTTACTAGTCTTTGGAATCATTTGGGGTTTGATGTTGCTACGCTACACTTTTCAGTATCCAAGACGCCAAAGCAGTGCTGAGTTGCGTGGACAGATATTAGATCTCAGTAAGAGATATGTCAAAGCActggcagaagaaaataaaaatctaatgAATGGTGGTGGTGGAGCCTCCATGTCTGGATATG CTGATCTTAAGAGAACAATTGCAGTTCTTCTGGATGACATCTTACAACGCCTAGTGAAATTGGAAAACAAGGTTGATTACATCGTTGTGAATGGCTCAGCAACAAACACCACTAATGGAACTAATCATCAGGTCCCACTGACTTCAAATAAACGTGTAAAGCCAGCAAGCAACATTAGATAG